From Synechococcus sp. A10-1-5-1, a single genomic window includes:
- a CDS encoding Y-family DNA polymerase — translation MADALGLIDANNFYASCEQAFDPALLGRPVVVLSNNDGCVVSRSSEARQLGIGMGKPYFQIAEQLQQHGVIVRSSNYALYGDMSQRLMSSLEPFVADLEVYSIDEAFIRLPRPQNGDLIPWASALRSRIRHNLGLPIAIGLSTSKVLAKVANHIAKGDRQHAGVFDLSPPEETTTWLKQTPVEEIWGVGRRLSRWCRLRGVSTAQQLRDMPSGELRAKAGVVGLRLQLELQGISCLPLEQQAGDKQETCVSRSFSRPVTTEEELRQAIANYVSRGAEKLRRQRQRAGRLTVFARTSPFASGFYSQAASVSLPLASNDTGVLLQAACQMVPSLYRPYKRFAKAGILLQELQPESQLQHHLLQPLSGTEQQRREALMASIDDLNRRHGRGTVQWAACGLQPAWLMRREQLSRAATTRLSDLPTVWAR, via the coding sequence ATGGCTGATGCCCTCGGGCTGATCGATGCCAACAACTTCTACGCCAGCTGTGAGCAGGCCTTCGATCCAGCGCTCCTGGGCCGTCCCGTCGTGGTGCTCTCCAACAACGATGGCTGTGTGGTCTCCCGCAGCAGTGAGGCCCGGCAACTCGGCATTGGCATGGGCAAGCCCTACTTCCAGATCGCCGAACAGCTCCAGCAGCACGGTGTGATCGTGCGCAGTTCCAACTACGCCCTCTACGGCGACATGAGCCAACGGCTGATGAGCAGCCTGGAGCCCTTCGTCGCCGACCTGGAGGTCTATTCGATCGACGAAGCCTTCATTCGTCTGCCGAGGCCCCAAAACGGTGACCTGATTCCCTGGGCCAGTGCCCTGCGTAGCCGGATTCGCCACAACCTGGGGTTGCCCATTGCCATCGGTCTCTCCACCAGCAAGGTGCTGGCCAAAGTGGCGAACCACATCGCCAAGGGGGATCGGCAACACGCGGGGGTTTTTGATCTCAGCCCACCCGAAGAGACCACAACCTGGCTGAAACAAACACCGGTGGAGGAGATCTGGGGTGTCGGCCGGCGCTTGAGTCGCTGGTGCCGGCTGCGGGGTGTCAGCACGGCGCAACAACTACGGGACATGCCCAGCGGAGAACTGCGGGCCAAAGCCGGGGTGGTGGGTCTGCGCCTGCAACTGGAACTGCAGGGCATCAGCTGCCTACCGCTGGAGCAGCAAGCCGGGGACAAGCAGGAAACCTGCGTCAGCCGCAGCTTCAGCCGGCCCGTCACAACCGAAGAGGAACTGCGCCAAGCCATCGCCAACTACGTCAGCCGCGGAGCGGAGAAGTTGAGGCGGCAACGGCAACGGGCCGGACGGCTCACGGTCTTTGCCCGCACCAGTCCCTTTGCCTCTGGCTTCTACAGCCAGGCCGCCAGCGTCAGCCTGCCCCTCGCCAGCAACGACACCGGCGTCCTGCTGCAGGCAGCCTGCCAGATGGTCCCCAGTCTTTATCGGCCCTACAAACGCTTTGCGAAGGCCGGAATCCTGCTGCAGGAGCTGCAACCCGAAAGTCAGTTGCAACACCACCTGCTGCAACCGCTCAGTGGCACCGAGCAGCAGCGGCGGGAGGCCCTGATGGCCAGCATTGACGATCTGAACCGCCGCCATGGCCGTGGAACAGTGCAGTGGGCCGCCTGCGGCCTACAGCCCGCTTGGTTAATGCGACGGGAGCAACTCTCCCGGGCCGCCACCACCCGACTCAGCGACCTCCCCACAGTCTGGGCGCGCTAA
- a CDS encoding LexA family protein → MSSDGPLQLLGPLRDEPLGLRLPLAASTVAAGFPSPADDYIDVGIDLNETLIRHPSSTFFLRVSGDSMVDAGIQHGDLLVVDRSLEARPGHIVVAVLDGAFTLKRLVRHQGRLRLEAANSAYPPLELHHCGDVQIWGVAIHAIHSLSTHG, encoded by the coding sequence CTGTCATCCGACGGCCCGCTGCAGCTGTTGGGCCCACTGCGGGATGAGCCCCTGGGGCTAAGGCTGCCCCTCGCCGCCAGCACCGTGGCCGCTGGCTTCCCCAGCCCGGCCGATGACTACATCGATGTCGGCATCGACCTGAATGAAACCCTGATCCGGCACCCCAGCAGCACCTTCTTTCTGCGGGTGAGCGGCGATTCAATGGTCGATGCCGGAATCCAGCACGGTGATCTCTTGGTGGTGGACCGCAGCCTCGAGGCCAGGCCGGGCCACATCGTCGTGGCCGTGCTCGATGGCGCCTTCACCTTGAAGCGTCTGGTCCGCCACCAAGGCCGGCTGCGGCTCGAGGCAGCCAACAGCGCCTATCCCCCCTTGGAACTGCACCACTGCGGCGACGTGCAGATCTGGGGCGTGGCGATCCACGCCATTCACAGCCTCTCCACCCATGGCTGA